From Brassica oleracea var. oleracea cultivar TO1000 chromosome C3, BOL, whole genome shotgun sequence, a single genomic window includes:
- the LOC106330651 gene encoding uncharacterized protein LOC106330651, whose product MAAVCSILFAVGNLGETIPASFMRMVIRNGQPVSSWLDLWHPAGRLIDLTREIGTQKLGIAINARICDVFVNNWRIRVCRGRQLQRLLQEIHHFQLLLTVNVPDGILWKNGPDDYGGKIISSGTWKQIMQGKDKVHWSKIIWFSQGVPRYAFITWLAFRNGLSTGRHTHRWSQPQECLFCGEPDETRDHLFFACPYTFMLWLQVVRNIFGVEPDPDWDITISRLITGTYDHITFILLRLVLQVTIYFIWRKRNDRRHNNSAKHVDQFGCIIEKTMRN is encoded by the exons ATGGCGGCTGTCTGCTCAATCCTATTCGCTGTGGGGAACTTGGGTGAGACAATACCTGCTTCG TTCATGCGCATGGTCATCAGGAATGGTCAACCAGTGAGTTCCTGGTTGGATCTTTGGCATCCTGCAGGGAGATTGATTGATCTTACGAGAGAAATTGGAACTCAAAAGCTAGGCATTGCAATAAATGCAAGAATCTGTGATGTTTTTGTTAATAATTGGAGGATTCGGGTCTGTCGTGGTCGACAGTTGCAGCGTCTGTTGCAGGAGATACATCACTTCCAATTATTGCTGACTGTTAATGTTCCTGATGGGATCTTGTGGAAGAATGGACCCGACGACTATGGAGGCAAGATCATATCATCAGGAACATGGAAACAAATCATGCAGGGTAAGGATAAAGTGCACTGGAGTAAGATCATATGGTTCTCCCAAGGTGTACCTCGCTATGCTTTTATCACCTGGTTAGCTTTCCGTAACGGACTATCTACAGGTCGCCATACTCATAGATGGAGCCAGCCGCAAGAATGTCTTTTCTGTGGCGAGCCAGATGAGACAAGAGATCATCTTTTCTTTGCTTGTCCTTATACCTTCATGTTGTGGTTACAAGTTGTTCGAAATATTTTTGGAGTTGAGCCTGATCCCGATTGGGACATCACCATATCTCGTCTGATCACAGGAACATACGACCATATTACTTTTATCTTGTTGAGACTGGTATTACAAGTCACCATCTATTTCATTTGGAGAAAGAGGAATGATAGAAGGCACAACAACTCCGCTAAGCATGTGGACCAATTTGGCTGTATCATAGAAAAGACAATGAGGAATTGA